A region of Carassius auratus strain Wakin chromosome 41, ASM336829v1, whole genome shotgun sequence DNA encodes the following proteins:
- the LOC113059858 gene encoding uncharacterized protein LOC113059858 encodes MFRKNERGYKELCYDGQHLKLEELKRRQIKNNYLYRSIPEYPEKVEFQVSYLRHNTNLQGFFGILDSEGFKKPTPNDSPKRDLVWWSPDISRDDITIAETSYLCGYVVKPFLHKFTTSPAFLSSSRLGNFRFSMSISELLRSYQQQFCEGQEPSIRIFETVVYKQEVMYSIVIHAPCAHNLFSEYPLLEDTQDEVCVFSENTIIWRPQAMSETHRFRLSRNMKAIRINTKARQAYMWDNIGVAFHVPHGKIFRFSRKNLTESLRLCEGAQPKINTEEFVKCEFDPIRRE; translated from the coding sequence ATGTTTCGTAAAAATGAGAGAGGATATAAAGAACTATGCTACGATGGGCAGCACCTGAAGCTTGAAGAGCTAAAACGGCGACAAATAAAGAATAACTACCTCTATAGGTCAATCCCAGAATACCCTGAGAAGGTGGAATTTCAAGTGTCATATCTTCGGCATAACACTAACCTCCAAGGATTCTTTGGCATTTTGGATTCTGAGGGATTTAAAAAGCCGACACCCAACGACTCTCCAAAACGCGATCTGGTATGGTGGAGCCCAGATATTTCCAGAGATGATATTACCATTGCTGAAACTTCGTACTTGTGTGGCTACGTAGTAAAACCTTTCCTGCACAAGTTCACCACTTCCCCAGCCTTTCTGTCATCCTCACGCTTGGGGAACTTCCGTTTCAGTATGTCGATCAGTGAGCTGTTGAGAAGCTACCAACAGCAGTTCTGTGAAGGCCAGGAGCCCAGCATTCGCATTTTTGAGACTGTGGTCTATAAGCAGGAAGTGATGTATTCTATTGTGATTCATGCACCTTGCGCTCATAACCTGTTCTCTGAGTATCCCCTGCTCGAGGATACCCAGGATGAAGTATGTGTGTTTAGTGAAAACACCATTATCTGGCGTCCACAGGCAATGAGTGAAACACACCGTTTCAGGCTGTCTCGTAACATGAAAGCTATTCGGATAAATACAAAAGCCAGACAAGCGTACATGTGGGATAACATAGGAGTGGCATTCCATGTTCCACATGGAAAAATCTTTCGCTTCAGCAGGAAAAATCTGACTGAGAGTCTCAGACTCTGTGAGGGAGCTCAGCCAAAAATTAACACAGAAGAGTTTGTGAAGTGTGAGTTTGACCCCATCAGGAGAGAATAA